Below is a genomic region from Vibrio cortegadensis.
AATCCTGCGTAAGGCTCACTGTTCCATTGCATTGGCGCTCGTGAGTTATCGCGGGATTTTTGCGCTAAGATCGCCATCATATCCAGGTGTTCGACCCCTTGTTGGCTCACCATAATGTCGTACATGTTAGTACTCTCAACATCCTGATATTGGCTAATATCAGTATAATGAGGGTTAGTCATGCCGATCTCTTCACCTTGATAGATGTAAGGGGTTCCTTGCATCATGTGCAAAGACGCGGCAAGCATTTTGGCAGATTCAACTCGATATTGCTTATCATCACCCAGTCGGCTTACAACTCTAGGTTGATCATGGTTACACCAAAATAACGCCCCCCAACCTTTGCCGTTCAAGCCTGTCTGCCAATGATTGAAAATTGATTTAAGCTGAACAAAATCAAATGGCGCTTTTGTCCATTTGTCACCATTCGTATAATCCACTTTTAAATGATGAAAATTGAACACCATAGACAACTCTTTGTTATCCGTACTTGAGTACTGCTGGCAATGCTCTAACGTCGTTGAAGACATTTCACCAACCGTGACACTCCCGTATTTCTGGAAAACCGCTTCGCTGATCTCTTGCAGGTATTCGTGAACTCGTGGGCCGTCAGTATAAAAACGTCGCCCATCTCCAATCTCATCATTAAGGAAGTCTTGCTGTTTAGAGATCAGGTTGATCACATCTAGCCGGAAACCATCCACCCCTTTTTCAGCCCAATAACTGATGACTTTTTTCACTTCATCTCGAACTTGTGGATTCTCCCAATTTAAATCGGCTTGCTCTTTTGCAAAAAGATGTAAGTAGTATTGGCTTGTCGCCTCATCCATCTCCCATGCATTTCCACCAAATTTAGACTGCCAGTTCGTTGGAGTACCTCCGTTTACTGGATCTTTCCAAATATAATAATCACGATATGGACTTGTTTTGTCACCCAGAGCTGACTGAAACCAAGCATGAGCCGTTGAGGTATGGTTCACGACAATATCCATGATAATTCGAATGCCGCGCTGGTGAGCTTCCGACAGCAGACGTTCAAAATCTTCCATGGTTCCAAATTCTGGATTTATCGCGTAATAATCTGAAATATCATAACCATTGTCGATCATCGGTGATTCGTAGACTGGCGTTAACCAGATTGCCTCAATACCCAATGTTTTCAGATAATCTAATTTTGAAATAATGCCTTTAATGTCACCAGAACCTTGAGCACCACTGTCGCAAAAACTTTTTGGGTAAATTTGATAAATGGTTGCTGTTTTCCACCACAACGCATCTTTCTTTTGAATCATCATCTCGACTTACTCTTACTAAAAATCAAAAACGGAGTGACAAAAGCATCACTCCAAAATCTATTATCCGTTAACGGCAGTTAACTCACCTTTCGCTTGTGCTCGTTTGTAGCTGAGTAGTGTTAACGCCACAGGTACAACAATCGCCACCAGCATCGCAATTAAGTAAACTGTCCAGTACTGAGGTTGAATAGACAGAATACCGGGCAGACC
It encodes:
- the treC gene encoding alpha,alpha-phosphotrehalase codes for the protein MMIQKKDALWWKTATIYQIYPKSFCDSGAQGSGDIKGIISKLDYLKTLGIEAIWLTPVYESPMIDNGYDISDYYAINPEFGTMEDFERLLSEAHQRGIRIIMDIVVNHTSTAHAWFQSALGDKTSPYRDYYIWKDPVNGGTPTNWQSKFGGNAWEMDEATSQYYLHLFAKEQADLNWENPQVRDEVKKVISYWAEKGVDGFRLDVINLISKQQDFLNDEIGDGRRFYTDGPRVHEYLQEISEAVFQKYGSVTVGEMSSTTLEHCQQYSSTDNKELSMVFNFHHLKVDYTNGDKWTKAPFDFVQLKSIFNHWQTGLNGKGWGALFWCNHDQPRVVSRLGDDKQYRVESAKMLAASLHMMQGTPYIYQGEEIGMTNPHYTDISQYQDVESTNMYDIMVSQQGVEHLDMMAILAQKSRDNSRAPMQWNSEPYAGFSQTQPWLDVANNYPEINAEQALEHKDSVFYFYKSLIELRKQVPVITDGSYQDLLPEHSSIFAYVRENEGQTLLCINNYYGEETECVLPERFEMMKAKSLLSNYQVSESLVTSHHQVLRPYETRILLIED